A genomic stretch from Bacteroidales bacterium includes:
- a CDS encoding GDP-mannose 4,6-dehydratase: IEYENFIFTSTSEIYGGKSIKPPFKEDDNFIPASPYSLSKYCAETSIKTFSEMYQKNYTILRLFNFYGPDMPNQFFIPQLISALKNNENFNMTKGKQVRDFLFINDIIQAMILSTDINAYNEVFNVCSGQGITLHDLALQLKMILNSKSKINFGAVPYRENEVWEMVGGNTKIKETLKFKQKYLLIEGLNNLL, from the coding sequence AGATTGAATATGAAAACTTTATCTTTACCAGTACCAGCGAAATTTATGGTGGTAAGTCAATAAAACCTCCTTTCAAGGAGGATGATAATTTCATCCCTGCCTCACCATATTCACTCTCAAAATATTGTGCTGAGACGAGTATAAAAACATTTTCAGAAATGTATCAAAAGAACTATACTATTCTTCGTCTGTTTAATTTCTATGGGCCAGATATGCCAAATCAATTCTTTATTCCACAATTAATTAGTGCATTGAAAAATAATGAAAATTTTAATATGACAAAAGGTAAACAGGTTCGGGATTTCCTATTTATAAATGATATTATTCAGGCCATGATTTTGTCAACTGATATAAATGCCTATAACGAAGTGTTTAATGTATGCAGTGGGCAGGGAATAACATTACATGATTTAGCTCTGCAACTAAAAATGATTCTGAATAGTAAATCAAAAATAAATTTCGGTGCAGTTCCTTATAGAGAAAATGAAGTATGGGAAATGGTTGGTGGTAACACGAAAATAAAAGAAACATTAAAGTTTAAACAAAAATATTTGTTAATTGAAGGATTAAACAATTTACTATAA